Within the Heterodontus francisci isolate sHetFra1 chromosome 28, sHetFra1.hap1, whole genome shotgun sequence genome, the region accttttattttattcattcatgggacgtgggcgtcactggccaggccagcatttattgcccaaccctaattgcccttgagaaggtggtagtgagctgccttcttgaaccgctgcagtccatttggggtaggtacacccacagtgctgttaggaagggagttccaggattttgaccgagcgacagtggaggaatggcgatatagttccaagtcagaatggtgtgtgacttggaggggatcttgcaggtgatggtattccctagtttttgctgcccttgttcttctagttggtagaggtcgcgtgtttggaagttgctgtctcagaagccttggtgcattgctgcagtggatcatgtagatggtacacactgctgccacagtgcgtcggtggtggagggagtgaatgtttttatatggggtgccaatcaagcaggctgctttgtcctggatggtgtcgagcttcttgagtgttgttggagctacacccatccaggcaagtggagagtatcccatcacactcctgacttgtgcattgtagatggtggaaaggctttggggagtcaggaggtgaattactcgcctcaggattcctagcctctgacctgctcttgtagccacggtatttataaggctactccagttcagtttctcgtcaatggtagcccctaggatgttgatagtgggggaattcagcgatggtaatgccgttgaatgtcatggggagatggtcagatcctctcttgttgcagatggtcattgcctggcacttgtgtggcgcgaatgttacttgccacttatcagcccaagcctggatattgtccaggtcttgctgcatttctacacagactgcttcagtatctgaggagacacgaatggtgctgaacattgtggaatcatcagcgaacatcctcacttctgaccttatgattgaaggaacgtcattgatgaagcagctgaagatggttgggccttggacactaccctgaggaactcctgcagtgatgtcctggagctcagatgattgacctccaacaaccacaaccattttcctttgctcgagatatgactccagccagcggagggttttccccctgattcccattgacctcagttttgctcgggctccttgatgccatactcggtcaaatgctgccttgatgtcaagggcagtcactctcacctcacctcaccttgcACCAGGAAGGCCGTTTATCTCGGAAATTATTATTtgtgtccctcgagcctgttcatccacattctGCAGCTCCTGTTCATTGAGAACCTGCTCCCATTCTTTGGTGTTCTTGGCAGATTGAAGAGAGATGGCCGATGAATACTTTGTAACCAATTGAAGGTTCCTGGTATTTATCCAATTATTTCTTGGAAAAATGTGCAAACATAAGACGACAGTTACCAAAAATACTAATTCCGACAGTCTGCAGACGTTCGTCTCAACATGAACTACTCTATCTGTTTGACTTTTTTAAAATTTCTGGCAGGTTTGTTTTTACAGTTAACTTTCTTTGAATGTAATATTAAACAAGTTTATAACAATTTATTCATTGCTACATTGCTTTCGCATTCAGTTATGGAAATTGAGATTGAACAGCAATACTATTGCTCATGATACTGTTATGGACAGCACAGAAAGAAGGCTCAAACTGTGATgcgtgggagacaccagtcagtgtacaatcgACATTTTAATTAAATATCTGGGGCAAAGGAGGTGAATTTTCACATTGATTAGTGTCGAGCGCTGACAGTATCCTCCATTCGTAAACTTATAATGTGACAAAATTCTGGTTCCATTATCAATGAGGATCAATATTCACAACAAGCTTCTCGGAATGTTATCAATATGGATGATCCCAGGATCTTTGACTATTTCTGCACTAAATGAAACCTGATTGATGACGCTCCACCAGTATCTCTAATATAATGCGGTTGCATCTGTTACTCACATATCCAACGCCACTGCTGAAACCCATCATTGTTATCTTTGAAACGTGAACTTGAAATGTGCTGAATTTACAGGAGTCAGTTCTGTTTACTCAATGAAGGAGGTGTGAAGAAAAAATGTAATGAAGGTATTAAACTGCCACAAACTGCTACAGTGTGTACAAGTGCGAATCTACTTTTCACATTACCAAAAAGGATGTTGAACGATGGAAATGAGTTAAAATTGAGCTTCAGATGTGAACAAGCTTCCTCTAATTTTATCCACATTTTCTGACTAATCTCAGGACCACTGCCCAGAgagatttcaacacattcttcagctcttctctgaattttctctgagtCGCTGCATAAATGCAAGGGTTTTGAATACAAGTCAAAAACTTAAGGCAAGTTCCGGTTTCATAGGCGATATATCCAGGGGCTGTGTGGTCACCTCGGTAATTATTGGTGTTTGTCAGTCTGGTCGACACGAAACTCACGGCAGCTGtcaaccacaacagtataaaacagcccgatacagtgaacaataaaataatggatttccttcggttctccatttctgaatcactgtgattctcactcctGCTACCCCGGAGTTTCCTGCGGATTCTATTGGCCATTAAAATACGTCCAATAGTTAAACAATTAAATGcgacaattaaagtaaaaggaagccaaacgACCCAGGCGCTATGAAACCAGACCCATGCTATACCGAGTGGTGAGGAAAAAAATTCGATGCTTGCCCGACAGCCCCACTGCACATTGTTAATTATTTGCTCAGGTTCGTATGCAAATAAAAAGCGAATGTTCTTGATAAATGTCAAGAAACAGAACACTGTTATCACCAGACCTGCATTTCTTGCTGTGCAATATCTTGCTTTAAACTTCTCGAAACAGACAGCGACAAAACGGTCAAATGTGAAGAAGACTGTGAACCAAACAGTCAAATCAAAGCTGACAGTACATAGGTATAGAATAACCCTACACACGGGACTGTAGGTTAAAAAGGAAAATGGAAAGTGATAGCTGAAAATACGATACACTATTACGTTGATGATCAGAACCAggagatccgctgttgccatggccaccatataaacagaaatacatttggaaagaccgcaaTTTCTTCGGGCGAGAATCATAATTGTCACCAAGTTCACTGCAAGAAAGAGAGATGATATAAATAATGTGTTAGTGACTGTTTGAAATATATATGGCGATATCTCTTAACGAcattttactccattcagtgtGATTATATAAGATTAGCTGTGGAGCCATTTCCGAGGAAACCTGACCATATATTTTAAAGAGCTGCTGTAACACTTACTGTGCATGGGTGACACTTGATGCTTTGCATAGGACCTTCAAACAACATTTTAACATCAGTAAGGCTAATatattaagggaaacagagaaAGTGTGGACCCCCCGGTTCACAGGTTTGCTCCAGTAACCACCGACTGTGTAATGCTGATATCGGGGAAACACGTTTTCTTATGCAACATATGGTCTAAACAGGGAGATAGTCAACACAGATTACGAAAAAATAGTTTCTAATGGCTCACCAAGGACACCCAGGGCTGCGACAAATGGATAGTAAATGTCTTTGATCAGCAGAATAGCTGGTTTCCTCATATTATGTGAGAATGAAGCTGTCGGAGTTGAAGCTCTGGTGCGCATCTGAGTTTGTGCGAGGGAACCTACATTTATGCACAAATGAATCCTCCAAGGAGTCAATTAGCTTTCATCATAATTAGCATTGGTTGTAGTCATTTAACAAATACACTCGGTAAGTTGGTTTTTTTCTAACAATTCAGAACGAAGGAACAGGTAAATATTAAGACAGTTTTAACAATGCAAAATTCAAACATTATTTACAAGTTGAACGAATATGGATCCTATTCCCACAGGACCAGTCAAAGTAGCTCTCTTTGCATGAATTGTCCTGATGCTGTCCTACAATCCAACCTATTGATTCAAAACCTGCCGATCAGGCAGCAGAAGAAATCCTTCTTCATTTGTGATGAAAATGGTCCTGCAGCAATACAGGTGATTTTCGTCTTCTGAGACTAGTACCAGTACATGTATATAGAGGTCTGCATGCTTATCCTTGTTAGAGTTACACTACATTCACCCGAGAGGTGGCCTTATTCCTCCAGTATTAGTGGTACTCTTCAATTACGTTAGAGTGAGCAGGATGTCCCTGTAATAGTGGTGTGCCGTCACTTACTCTAGAGGTGACTCTGTTCCTTTGATCCTAATTGCACCGATGATTACAGTAAATTTGCTATCTCCCTCTGTAATAGTGGCACCTACACTTGCAGAAGATGTGGTCATCCTGCTCCAATACTAATGGTTCCCTACACTTACACTGGAGATAACAATTCTTTTCTGATAGTCATAATTCCATTTATTTACTCGAGACGTGACAACTAGTGGTAACCCTACACTTACTTAAAGTAAATCCATACTCTGTTGGTGCTTGTGATCATCTATATTTGCAATGGAGGTAACAGTGCTCCTCCATGACTAATCGTTCCCTGCACTTATCTATGaactaaagaacataagaaataggagcaggagtagccttatgcctctcaagcctgctccaccactcaagatgatcacggctgatcttctgcctcaactccactttcacgcCCACTCCCTCTCACCCTATTTCATGAAAGGCTAATAATGTGTCAATCGCAGCCTTAAACATGTTCATTCAACCATGTCACCTCCACTATCCTCCATTTACAATCCTCTGGGATTCACACTTCCAAtgaatcacaaccctttgagtgaagaaatttctcttgatcacagtcctaaccctaacccctgtgACTGTGCCGCCACATTTTCCAGATTGCCAGGAAGGGAAACAATTCACAGCATTTACCCTAACAAATCCCCTTCAGATTCTGATTTGTTTCAATGAGGTCGCTTCTTATCTTTTCTAAATTCCGGACAGTATAGGCCCAGTTTATTtagcctctcgtcataggacaattcactcatcccaggaaccaatctagagaACCATTGCTGTACAGCTTCCAAGGCGAGTTTAATctcccttagatatggagaccgaaACCGTGCAAAGTACTCTCAGTATGGTCTCATCAAAGCACTGCACAACTACAGCAGGACATCCTTATTATAGTCccccaatccccttgcagtaaatgccaacatcacatttgccttcctaattgcttgctattccTGAATGCCGTTTTTCTGTGTTCTTTGTACGAGTATACCCAGGTGAGTCTGAATATCAACATCTAGAAGTTACTCACCTTTTTCAAAATCAGCTTTCtttttcttactaccaaagtgaataactccacacttccctacattatactccacctgccaccatgtttcccactcacttaaactgtctatatctATTTGCAACCTTTTTGTGCTACTCCAGTACAAGTGCAACCCCAACAGTTTCACTGGAAATGATCGTACTTCTAATGTACTAGTGGTACCCTACACTTAGACTTAAAAAAAGTGTTCATCCAGTGTGAGTGGTAGACCCGCACATGAAGCAGAAGAGACCGTGctcgattgacaaagtagacatagagaggatgtttcctcttgtggggcaatctcgaACGAGAAGTCAtgattttaggataaggggtagcagatttaaaacagagatgaggagaaattacttctctcaaaggggcctgaatctgtggaattcactaccccagagtgcagtggatgccgggacattgggtaaatttaaggaggggttagacagatttttaattagaaatgggttgaagggttatggagaacgggcaggaaagtggagttgaggtcaagatgcgataaaccatgatcgtattgaatggtggagtaggctcaaggggctgaattgcctactcctgctcctagttctcatgTTCTGATGTTCTTATGCTGCTCCAGTATGAGTGGTGACATGAACTCACACTACAGATGGACTTTCAATCCCGATGTGGGTGAAACACTACACTGACAATAGAGATACAATTCTTGCTCCAGTGCAAGTCATAACCCAACAGTTAGACTAAAGGTAAAAGTTTTCCACTCGTACTGATGGTGCCCTATCCTGAGACTAGATAAAACTGTTTTCCTCTGGAATACAGTAGATGTCTATGCTGCTTCAGTACTAGTGGTGCCCTATAATTACACTAGCAACGACAATTCTCCTCTGGTATGAGTGGTAAActgaaattatactagagatgataGTACTCAACTGGTACCACCAGTAACACACAACTGCATGAGAAATCTTCATGCTCCTCTGTTACTAATGGTTCTGCATCAGCTACACTAGATGTGACCGTGCTCTGCTGGTGCTTGCTGTCTATTGTCACAAGagcttttttttttgttcaaaGCTGGGGAAAGGGATTTTCTGTGAGCATTGAAGGATGAGGCTTGGTGTTTGAAGAGTGCAGACTGCAAGACATGTTCCCAAGAAACAagcaagatttatgattgtcatatGACTCGACTGTTGAAAAAATTTAGTTTCGTTTTGTGATTGAAATCGACCAGTGAACTATGCAAGGAGCAGGCTTTGAAATATTTGCTTTACCCTACCTGTAAAGAGAAGaaaacccagaaaagtgttaccactCTCTGCAAAATCACAgacttgttacagcgcagaaggaggccattcggcgatcatgtctgaaagagcaactccctcagtcccattcctctgccttctccccataaccctcaacAATCCTTTTGTTCATATAATGATCTAATTCCCTTTcggatgcttcaattgaacctgcctccagcacattctcaggcagcgcattccagacctaaaccactcactgcatgaaaaagactttcctcatgttacttttgcttctcttttcaaatactttaaatctgtgccctttcgttctcaatcctttcacgagtgggaacattctctccacctactctgtccagaccactcatgattttgaatacctctatcaaatcatgtcTCAGTCATCTCCTCTCCGAGGAAAACAGAACTAACttcgccaatctatcttcataactgaaattcctcatccctggaaccattctcatgaatcttttctgtactctctccactgccctcacatctttcctgaagtgcggcacACAGAATCGGACAAAATACTTCTGCTGAGGCAGACATaatgtctgatacaagttcaacataacttccttgctcttgtactcgatgccactattaataaagcccaggatactgtatgccttattaaccccgTTCTGaacctggcctgccaccttcagtgacgtatgcacgtatacacctaggtccttctgctcctgcacctcctttggaattttaccctttattctaTGTTGCCTTTCTATGCtcctcctaccaaaataaatcacttcatatttctctgcgttgaccttcatctgccacatgtctgcccattccacttacttgtctatgtcattttgaagtGCTGCACAATCCTCCTCacttttcacaatgcttccaagtttcatataatctgcaaactttgaaattgtgcaccgcacaccaaggtctaggtcattaatatatatcaggagaaacaaggatcccaacactgatccctggggaactccaatataaaccttcctccagcccaaaatacatctattaaccactactctttgtttcctctcactcagccaatttcacatccatgttgctaccatgccttttattccatgagctacaagtttgctcgcagatctgttgtgtggcactgcatcaaatgccttttgaaagtccacgtacaccccatcaacagcattgtccttatCAACCCtttctgctacctcatcaaaaaacaccagcatgttatttaaacatgattttccattatgaaatctatgctggctttccttaaccaactcgcatttgtccatgtgactattgattttgtcccaaattattttttttctagatgttttcccaccaccaaagttaaactgactggcttgtagttgctgggcttatctttacacactttttcgaacagggtgtaacgtttgcatttctccagtcctctggcaccacccccgagtctaaggaagactgaaaaattatggccagtgcctctgcgaatgccatgctcacttccctcagtatccatgtaTGCATCTCATACGGCCCTGGTTCTTTATTCACTTTCGGTACAGAcatcctatctaatacttcctctgtatcaattttaaacccctctagtgtctgacttccctcctctttcaacattgcctgggttgcagctcttccttggtaaagacagatgcaagatattcatttcatacctcagctatg harbors:
- the LOC137385121 gene encoding probable G-protein coupled receptor 139 isoform X1, with the protein product MRTRASTPTASFSHNMRKPAILLIKDIYYPFVAALGVLVNLVTIMILARRNCGLSKCISVYMVAMATADLLVLIINVIVYRIFSYHFPFSFLTYSPVCRVILYLCTVSFDLTVWFTVFFTFDRFVAVCFEKFKARYCTARNAGLVITVFCFLTFIKNIRFLFAYEPEQIINNVQWGCRASIEFFSSPLGIAWVWFHSAWVVWLPFTLIVAFNCLTIGRILMANRIRRKLRGSRSENHSDSEMENRRKSIILLFTVSGCFILLWLTAAVSFVSTRLTNTNNYRGDHTAPGYIAYETGTCLKFLTCIQNPCIYAATQRKFREELKNVLKSLWAVVLRLVRKCG
- the LOC137385121 gene encoding probable G-protein coupled receptor 139 isoform X2, coding for MKPPRSQSAFIIMSIGCSHLTNRLVNLVTIMILARRNCGLSKCISVYMVAMATADLLVLIINVIVYRIFSYHFPFSFLTYSPVCRVILYLCTVSFDLTVWFTVFFTFDRFVAVCFEKFKARYCTARNAGLVITVFCFLTFIKNIRFLFAYEPEQIINNVQWGCRASIEFFSSPLGIAWVWFHSAWVVWLPFTLIVAFNCLTIGRILMANRIRRKLRGSRSENHSDSEMENRRKSIILLFTVSGCFILLWLTAAVSFVSTRLTNTNNYRGDHTAPGYIAYETGTCLKFLTCIQNPCIYAATQRKFREELKNVLKSLWAVVLRLVRKCG
- the LOC137385121 gene encoding probable G-protein coupled receptor 139 isoform X3, whose protein sequence is MHMNLVTIMILARRNCGLSKCISVYMVAMATADLLVLIINVIVYRIFSYHFPFSFLTYSPVCRVILYLCTVSFDLTVWFTVFFTFDRFVAVCFEKFKARYCTARNAGLVITVFCFLTFIKNIRFLFAYEPEQIINNVQWGCRASIEFFSSPLGIAWVWFHSAWVVWLPFTLIVAFNCLTIGRILMANRIRRKLRGSRSENHSDSEMENRRKSIILLFTVSGCFILLWLTAAVSFVSTRLTNTNNYRGDHTAPGYIAYETGTCLKFLTCIQNPCIYAATQRKFREELKNVLKSLWAVVLRLVRKCG
- the LOC137385121 gene encoding uncharacterized protein isoform X4: MRTRASTPTASFSHNMRKPAILLIKDIYYPFVAALGVLVNLVTIMILARRNCGLSKCISVYMVAMATADLLVLIINVIVYRIFSYHFPFSFLTYSPVCRVILYLCTVSFDLTVWFTVFFTFDRFVAVCFEKFKARYCTARNAGRCQSFNGHGYLAGCHLSIACFQYMITTLCSIRLPNPLPHSASFANIPGIRNSSFEEIIRNCTFCQYNIEFLQINERFKMMRRWTKFFSQIHHGDNEFHHNNLQNVKLEIEYSCHDIYFNEEEENENSNT